A genome region from Sphingobium sp. WTD-1 includes the following:
- a CDS encoding NAD-dependent epimerase/dehydratase family protein translates to MKVLIFGASGYVGSHVARHLVQSGHAVSGVVRTESSGRIVEDLGATAIQGDMSDLAAIIAMVRDHDAVIWAAQLMLEDELRVTSALIDALAGSDRPLIFTSGTSLMSIPTGGDWDERSFAEDDPFEPRRQIAPRLEAEQIVRQAVDRGVRGMVIRPPLIWGNGGCRMIADFYHSARQTGAVCHIGRGLNVYSNVHVDDLAELYRLALEKGRGGALYFAVSGEVSYGVMARAIADSLQVETRSVTVEEGCEIWDRFMARIVLCSCSRQRSPRAREELGWKPREDRLDILEECRNPAYALDAARSVPSWVRPGTS, encoded by the coding sequence ATGAAGGTCCTTATATTCGGGGCGTCCGGCTATGTCGGTAGCCATGTCGCCAGGCATCTGGTGCAGAGCGGTCATGCGGTCAGCGGCGTTGTCCGCACGGAAAGCAGCGGCCGGATCGTTGAGGATCTGGGCGCGACCGCCATTCAGGGCGACATGTCTGATCTGGCCGCGATCATCGCCATGGTCCGGGACCATGATGCCGTCATCTGGGCGGCGCAACTCATGTTGGAAGACGAGTTGCGCGTCACCTCTGCCTTGATCGATGCGCTCGCCGGCAGCGATCGTCCGCTGATCTTCACCAGCGGCACCAGCCTGATGTCGATCCCGACCGGGGGCGACTGGGACGAACGCAGCTTTGCCGAGGACGACCCCTTCGAGCCGCGCCGCCAGATCGCGCCGCGCCTGGAGGCCGAACAGATTGTTCGCCAGGCCGTCGATCGCGGCGTCAGGGGCATGGTCATCCGCCCGCCCCTGATCTGGGGCAATGGCGGATGCCGGATGATTGCCGACTTCTATCATTCGGCGCGACAGACCGGCGCGGTCTGTCACATCGGCCGTGGCCTCAATGTCTATTCCAATGTCCATGTCGATGATCTGGCCGAACTCTATCGGCTGGCGCTCGAAAAGGGGCGCGGCGGCGCGCTCTATTTCGCGGTCAGCGGCGAAGTGTCCTACGGCGTCATGGCGCGGGCGATCGCGGACAGTTTGCAGGTCGAAACGCGCAGCGTGACCGTCGAAGAAGGCTGCGAGATATGGGACCGCTTCATGGCGCGCATCGTCCTATGTTCCTGCTCGCGGCAACGCTCGCCCCGCGCCCGTGAGGAACTGGGGTGGAAGCCGCGGGAGGACCGGTTGGATATATTGGAGGAGTGCCGCAATCCCGCCTATGCGCTGGACGCGGCACGGTCGGTGCCGTCCTGGGTCCGCCCTGGCACATCATGA
- a CDS encoding DUF1330 domain-containing protein: MPAYMVVDVRYDDLDWTQAYRRDVPAMIAAHGGRYLARSSPVERLEGAGEPPDTLAIVEFPTMAAARALLTSVEYQPYACARQAGARTQIYLLDGL; encoded by the coding sequence ATGCCGGCCTATATGGTGGTGGATGTGCGCTATGACGATCTGGACTGGACGCAGGCCTATCGGCGCGACGTGCCGGCCATGATCGCGGCCCATGGCGGCCGCTATCTGGCGCGATCCTCGCCGGTCGAGCGGCTGGAGGGGGCGGGGGAGCCGCCCGATACGCTGGCGATCGTCGAGTTCCCGACCATGGCGGCGGCCCGCGCGCTGCTGACCAGCGTCGAATATCAACCCTATGCCTGCGCCCGACAGGCTGGCGCGCGCACGCAAATCTATCTGCTGGACGGCCTGTGA